The proteins below come from a single Candidatus Chlamydia sanziniae genomic window:
- a CDS encoding type II secretion system F family protein produces MPRYRYTYLDAKERKKQGWLEGLHIQDAKEKLIRQNVQLLNIREISYRRVRVKSSELIIFTKQLLLLLRSGLPLYESLVSLRDQYQDQHMGSLLTSLMEVLRSGGLLSQAMAAYPNVFDNFYCSGVMAGESVGNLEGCLHNIVVVLEEREQMTKKMVTALSYPIVLLAFSLAVILFFLLGVIPSLKETFDSIEPNRLTSIVFGLSDILCTYKYFILGGMSAVVGAGVFFRRWIPWKEITEKGLFAVPGIKKIIVKVALSRFCAVTSAILKGGGTLVEGLRLGCGAVPYDRLRVDMKHMVQAVIRGSSLSQELRRYVWVPKLALGMVALGEESGELADVLGYLAHIYNEDTQKTLSWLTSWCQPVILVFLGGLIGTIMLAILIPLTSNIQTL; encoded by the coding sequence ATGCCTCGATATCGTTACACATATCTAGATGCTAAAGAAAGAAAAAAACAAGGGTGGCTAGAAGGCCTTCACATACAAGATGCTAAAGAAAAGCTGATACGACAAAACGTACAATTGTTGAATATTCGTGAGATTTCCTATCGTCGTGTTCGGGTAAAGAGTAGTGAACTCATCATTTTTACAAAACAGTTACTCTTATTGTTACGTTCAGGGCTACCGCTTTACGAGAGTCTTGTTTCTCTACGAGATCAGTATCAGGATCAACATATGGGCTCTTTATTAACCTCCTTGATGGAGGTTTTGCGTTCAGGAGGGTTATTGTCACAGGCTATGGCAGCTTATCCTAACGTCTTTGACAATTTTTATTGTAGTGGAGTGATGGCAGGGGAAAGTGTTGGCAACTTAGAGGGGTGTCTACACAATATTGTTGTTGTATTAGAAGAACGAGAACAGATGACAAAAAAGATGGTAACAGCTCTAAGTTATCCCATAGTACTGTTAGCTTTTTCTTTGGCAGTTATTCTTTTTTTTCTATTAGGGGTGATCCCTTCTCTTAAAGAGACTTTTGATAGCATAGAACCTAATAGATTAACAAGCATAGTTTTTGGTCTTAGTGACATCTTATGTACCTACAAATATTTTATTTTAGGAGGTATGAGTGCTGTTGTTGGGGCAGGAGTGTTTTTTCGTCGTTGGATTCCATGGAAGGAGATAACAGAGAAGGGACTCTTTGCGGTGCCTGGGATAAAAAAAATTATTGTCAAGGTGGCCCTAAGTAGGTTCTGTGCTGTGACTTCTGCAATCTTAAAAGGGGGAGGAACTTTAGTTGAAGGTTTGAGGTTAGGGTGTGGTGCCGTACCCTACGATAGACTTCGAGTGGATATGAAGCATATGGTGCAAGCTGTAATTCGCGGGAGTTCATTGAGCCAAGAACTTAGGCGCTATGTTTGGGTGCCTAAACTTGCTTTAGGTATGGTAGCCTTGGGTGAAGAGTCTGGGGAACTTGCCGACGTTTTAGGGTATTTAGCTCATATTTATAATGAAGATACACAAAAAACACTAAGCTGGCTAACCTCGTGGTGCCAACCTGTGATTCTCGTGTTTCTTGGCGGATTGATAGGAACTATTATGTTGGCAATATTGATTCCATTAACAAGCAATATCCAAACACTATGA
- a CDS encoding type II secretion system protein: MKRQKRKQSITLIEMMVVITLIGIVGGALAFNMRGSIYKGKVFQSEQHCAKAYDILMMEYATGGTSLKDIILRKEAILEEASWCKEGKKLLKDAWGEDLIVELNDKGDDLVIFSKRVQSSNSKK, translated from the coding sequence ATGAAAAGACAAAAAAGAAAACAGTCGATCACGTTAATCGAGATGATGGTTGTGATTACACTGATAGGTATTGTAGGTGGAGCCTTGGCATTCAATATGCGAGGGAGCATTTATAAAGGCAAAGTTTTTCAATCTGAACAACATTGTGCTAAAGCTTACGATATTTTAATGATGGAATATGCTACAGGAGGTACATCACTGAAAGACATCATCTTGCGTAAAGAAGCTATTCTTGAAGAGGCTTCCTGGTGTAAAGAGGGGAAGAAATTGCTTAAGGATGCCTGGGGTGAAGACCTCATCGTCGAACTTAATGACAAGGGGGATGATTTGGTAATTTTTTCCAAGCGAGTCCAAAGTAGTAACAGTAAAAAGTAA
- a CDS encoding type II secretion system protein, whose protein sequence is MALSLVCIVLMPCIRFYYNMHRSFEDDIFNLQLPSIIDNCFFAVEEKMHKQMEEGEFPSSGVGGTLFVAYTSRGNPYPIPYSYSIDIRKGMRVENNTVKACLADVVIELFPNQKQAVSVQRCMCVIL, encoded by the coding sequence ATGGCATTGTCTTTGGTCTGCATAGTATTAATGCCGTGCATTCGATTTTACTACAACATGCATCGATCTTTTGAGGATGATATTTTTAATCTTCAGTTGCCCTCAATTATAGACAACTGTTTTTTCGCGGTTGAAGAAAAAATGCATAAGCAAATGGAAGAGGGGGAATTTCCTTCATCTGGGGTGGGGGGAACCCTCTTCGTGGCTTATACAAGTCGCGGGAACCCCTATCCCATACCTTATAGTTATAGTATAGATATTCGTAAGGGGATGCGTGTTGAAAATAATACTGTAAAGGCTTGCCTTGCTGATGTTGTTATTGAACTCTTCCCTAACCAAAAGCAGGCTGTATCGGTGCAAAGATGTATGTGTGTCATTTTATAA
- a CDS encoding DUF1494 domain-containing protein, which translates to MYVCHFITTCKKHKRSFLLIELLITLTLMAFLLGVLGFWYRRIYCFQKQKERSYALYVEENRAYKTLRTMFNAALAPRENLPGMLYTLTFDRGVYRDPELAGEVRACLYHDVEGQELKLRISNMKREDKTETLLLLSHVKHVTITYQDAPDPNEFSKKIGCTIIQELPGFQIRTLNYQFALGR; encoded by the coding sequence ATGTATGTGTGTCATTTTATAACAACCTGTAAAAAACACAAACGTAGTTTTCTCCTCATTGAATTACTCATAACGCTTACTCTTATGGCTTTTCTTTTGGGAGTTTTAGGATTTTGGTATCGACGAATTTATTGTTTTCAAAAACAGAAGGAGCGTTCGTATGCTTTGTATGTGGAAGAAAACCGAGCGTATAAAACATTACGTACCATGTTTAATGCTGCCCTTGCCCCTAGAGAGAATCTTCCTGGGATGCTGTACACTTTGACATTTGATCGTGGAGTGTATCGTGATCCGGAATTGGCTGGGGAAGTTCGCGCTTGCCTTTACCATGATGTTGAGGGACAGGAACTTAAATTGCGTATTTCTAATATGAAACGTGAAGATAAAACAGAAACGTTACTCCTATTGTCCCATGTAAAACATGTTACTATTACGTATCAGGATGCTCCTGATCCCAATGAGTTTTCTAAGAAGATAGGCTGTACCATCATTCAGGAATTGCCAGGATTTCAGATACGCACGTTAAACTATCAATTTGCTTTGGGGAGATAA
- a CDS encoding EscT/YscT/HrcT family type III secretion system export apparatus protein: MGLSLPELVSCLGSSYLDYLFQRPPAYVWSIFLLLLARLLPIFAVAPFLGAKLFPAPIKIGIGLSWMAVIFPKVLMDTQVTNYLDNDIFYILLVKEMFIGIVIGFILAFPFYAAQSAGSFITNQQGIQGLEGATSLISIEQTSPHGIFYHYFVTIVFWLAGGHRIVLTLLLQSLEVIPIHSFFPPEMMSLQAPIWITLIKMCQLCLIMTIQLSAPAAIAMLMSDLFLGIINRMAPQVQVIYLLSALKAFMGLLFLTLAWWFIIKQIDYFTLAWFKETPFMLLGSNPKVL, encoded by the coding sequence ATGGGACTCTCTTTACCCGAGCTTGTTTCTTGTCTAGGCTCTTCTTACCTAGATTACCTCTTCCAACGTCCTCCTGCTTATGTTTGGTCTATCTTCCTCCTATTATTAGCAAGACTACTCCCTATTTTTGCTGTTGCACCTTTTTTGGGAGCAAAACTTTTTCCTGCTCCTATTAAAATTGGCATAGGATTATCATGGATGGCGGTAATTTTCCCTAAAGTGCTCATGGACACGCAAGTCACAAATTACCTCGATAATGATATTTTTTATATCTTGCTAGTTAAAGAGATGTTTATTGGGATTGTTATAGGTTTCATCCTTGCCTTCCCTTTTTACGCTGCTCAATCAGCAGGATCTTTTATTACTAACCAGCAAGGTATCCAGGGATTGGAAGGCGCTACCTCACTCATTTCTATTGAGCAGACCTCTCCTCACGGAATTTTCTACCATTACTTCGTCACTATTGTCTTTTGGTTAGCGGGTGGCCATAGAATCGTACTTACGCTTCTTTTACAATCTCTTGAGGTGATCCCCATCCATAGTTTCTTCCCTCCAGAGATGATGAGCTTACAAGCTCCTATCTGGATTACACTTATCAAAATGTGCCAGCTTTGTCTCATCATGACAATACAGCTGAGTGCTCCTGCCGCCATTGCTATGTTAATGTCGGATCTCTTTTTAGGGATTATTAATCGGATGGCTCCACAAGTTCAGGTCATCTATTTACTCTCTGCACTCAAAGCATTCATGGGGTTACTGTTCTTAACATTAGCCTGGTGGTTCATTATCAAGCAAATAGACTACTTCACATTAGCTTGGTTTAAAGAAACCCCCTTCATGCTCTTAGGCTCCAATCCTAAAGTCTTATAA
- the sctS gene encoding type III secretion system export apparatus subunit SctS has protein sequence MLAFATSFKSVLFEYSYQSLLLILVVSAPPIILASIVGIMVAIFQAATQIQEQTFAFAIKLVVIFGTLMISGGWLSTMILRFASQIFQNFYKWK, from the coding sequence GTGTTAGCATTTGCTACAAGTTTCAAATCTGTACTCTTTGAATATTCTTACCAGTCTCTTTTGCTCATTTTAGTTGTTTCAGCACCTCCTATTATTTTAGCCTCTATCGTAGGAATTATGGTTGCTATTTTCCAAGCAGCAACACAAATCCAAGAGCAAACCTTTGCTTTTGCTATTAAGCTTGTAGTGATCTTTGGAACGTTAATGATTTCTGGAGGTTGGTTGAGTACTATGATATTACGTTTTGCCTCTCAGATATTCCAAAATTTTTACAAATGGAAATAA
- the sctR gene encoding type III secretion system export apparatus subunit SctR has translation MRIIFRVFFLCCFTLSVSLCLADAYLYENPCSSRCQSPSPSSEELPPKIAEVKQPRQSPSYQGPVTADDVLPRENVSGGSFSDTYPDLTTQAIILIFLALSPFLVMLLTSYLKIIITLVLLRNALGVQQTPPSQVLNGIALILSIYVMFPTGVAMYKDARQEIEANTIPQSLFTAEGAETVFVALNKSKEPLRSFLIRNTPKAQIQSFYKISQKTFPSEIREHLTTSDFVIIIPAFIMGQIKNAFEIGVLIYLPFFVIDLVTANVLVAMQMMMLSPLSISLPLKLLLVVMVDGWTLLLQGLMISFK, from the coding sequence ATGCGCATTATTTTTCGAGTCTTCTTCCTTTGTTGTTTTACTTTAAGTGTCTCTTTGTGTTTAGCTGATGCCTATCTTTATGAAAACCCTTGTTCCTCTCGTTGTCAATCCCCCTCGCCTTCTTCGGAAGAATTACCTCCTAAAATTGCAGAAGTAAAACAACCGCGGCAGTCACCTTCATATCAAGGACCTGTGACCGCAGATGATGTCCTTCCCAGAGAAAATGTGTCGGGGGGAAGTTTTTCTGATACTTATCCCGATCTGACTACACAAGCTATTATTCTAATTTTCTTAGCATTATCCCCATTCTTGGTAATGTTACTGACCTCATATCTAAAAATTATTATTACCTTAGTGCTATTACGAAACGCTCTTGGAGTACAACAAACTCCTCCTAGTCAAGTCCTCAATGGTATTGCATTAATACTCTCTATCTATGTGATGTTTCCTACGGGAGTGGCTATGTATAAGGACGCACGTCAGGAAATAGAAGCAAATACTATTCCTCAGAGTCTCTTCACTGCAGAAGGTGCTGAAACCGTCTTTGTTGCTTTAAACAAATCTAAAGAACCTTTGCGTTCCTTCCTTATCCGTAATACACCAAAAGCACAAATTCAGAGCTTTTACAAAATCTCACAAAAGACCTTTCCTTCTGAAATCCGGGAACACCTTACCACATCAGATTTTGTCATCATTATTCCTGCTTTCATTATGGGACAAATAAAAAATGCCTTTGAAATTGGTGTTCTGATTTATCTGCCCTTCTTTGTAATCGATTTAGTCACTGCGAACGTTCTTGTGGCGATGCAAATGATGATGCTTTCCCCATTATCCATCTCATTACCGTTAAAGTTATTACTCGTTGTTATGGTAGACGGGTGGACACTCCTTCTTCAAGGGCTTATGATTAGTTTTAAATAA